In [Phormidium] sp. ETS-05, the genomic window TTTTGCCAAACAGTTGAAAAAAACAAATAACGCTTTCTGTGGTAATTGATGTAATAGAATATTTTGAGGATATGGCAGAAAAAGAAGGGATATCTTATGAAGAGCTAATTAGTCTTTATTTGCAAGATTGTGTGAATTCTGGAGGCCAATTATCTGTTAACTAGGGTGGCTGGGAAACCAAGAACCTCCTCTATAGAGAAATCGCGCTAGCTAGGTTCTTGGTCTCGCCAATAGCAAAGTAAAGATTTGTAACAGAAAGGTTGACATTTCCCAGCCCTATGATTAGGATAGGGTGTAGTAGGTTGGAAACGGCCAAGTCTAAGCACCAAGAGCCGATGCCATCCTAGCTAGCATCCTGGAAACAGGCACGATTAAGCCGAAGTCAGGGAGTTATCAATTAGGGAAGGGAGCCTAAATTGATGAGCAAGTTGGTTGTCATAAAAATAGGCGAGGGTAGCTTGGACCAGGGGTATCCTGTGACGCTACAAATTGGGGACGAGGACGCGACCCCCAATGTCTCCCTTGATGGCAAACTGCCTCCTTCAGCCGAAATTTACTTGACTTATGGCACTTGGAAGTCATATTATTGGCAAAAACTATTGCTGTCGCCGCCTGCTAGGGTGAACAAACCATTAAAACAAGTTACCAACTATTCAGATACCGCTTTAATAGAAAGCAGTAATCTGTTAGAACAGCAGTTAAATGGTTTGCTCAATGACGGGGTATTTCGCCCGCTTAAAGAGAAGTTTCTGGAAAAAATCAACCCGGATAATGTCGTGCGGGTGATTATTCAGACGGATGACCCGATTTTGCGGCGACTGCCTTGGCATTTGTGGGATTTATTTGCCAGTTACCGGTTGGCGGAGGTGGCGCTTTATGCTCCTGCATTTGAGGGGGTTAAGCAGTCGGTGCAACCCAAAGCGAAGGTGAGGATATTGGCTATTTTAGGCGATCGCTCTCACCCGCAGACTGGAATCCCGATCGACATTGAGGCAGACAGGGGGTTCTTGGAGAGTTTACCCGATGCTGAAACCGTGTTTCTGGTGGAACCAAACCGACAAGAATTTAACGATAAACTTTGGGATAAAAACGGATGGGATATTTTATTTTTGCCGGACATAGTAGCAGTCAACCCGATGCTATTACCGGGGAAATGTATATCAATCCTAATGAAAGCTTAACGATTCCCGATTTAAATCTTGCTTTACAGAAAGCGATTGAAAGAGGTTTGCAACTGGCAATTTCAACTCCTGCGATGGTTTGGGAATTGCGCGAGATTTAGCCGAGTTACATATCCCTAACGTTATCGTGATGCGGGACCTGTACCGGATTTAGTGGCGAAGGAGTTTTTGAAATATTTTTTGACTTCTTTGGCTGGGGGTAAATCTTTATATCTTGCTGTCAGAGAAGCGCGAGAACGGTTGAAAGGATTAGAGAAAGAGATTTCCTTTCCCTGTGCGTCTTGGTTGCCCGTGATTTATCAAAATCCGGCAGAAAAGCCCGTCACTTGGCAAGGGTTACGAGGAGTTGAAACTGGGATTAATTGGCGCGAAGTCTCTCAAAACGCCTTAGCAGAAAGACAACGACTCACTACTAATCCCCTCACTACGGGCGACGGGGTAGAGTTTACTTTTGATGATATTTATGTGCCTCTGGGATTGGTGGAAAAGGTAAAGAAAGAAAAAACCCCTGGTGAGGTTTCCCCAGAAGAAGGTTCGCAATTTTATCAACCAGAAGAAGTCACCCGCACTTATAAAAATGATGAGTTTTTCGCCCAAGTGCTGAAACAGGGGCAAAGTCCGAAAAGTCAAGGGCGCAGGTTAGCGGTGACGGGGGAACCGGGGGCGGGTAAAACCACCCTATTACAGAAAATAGCCCAATGGGTAGCCGCAGAGACAGAGCGGGATGTAGCAATTTGGGTGTCTTTGGCAGATTTGCAGGGGCGAAATGTTGAGGAGTACCTGCTGCAAAGGTGGCTCAAAGATGCTCTGGGGGCGGTGCGGGTAACGCCGGAAATGGAAGAGGCGCTGGCGTTGCTGTTTAAGAGTGGGCGAGTGTGGCTGTTGCTGGATGGGGTGGATGAAATGGGGGCGGGTGGCAACCCCCTGACGACGGTGGCGAATCAGATTAGTGGTTGGGTTGCTTCGGCGCGAGTGGTGGTGACTTGTCGCCAGAATGTGTGGGATGCGGGGAAAAACGCCCTGGAAGGGTTTGATGTTTATCGCAATCTCGATTTTGACTACCCGGAGGGGGTGGGGCAATTTATTCAGCGCTGGTTTAAGCGTCACCCAGAGTTAGGGGAGCGGTTGCTGGCAGAATTAGCCCAAGATGGAAAAGAGCGGATTCGGGATACGGTGCGAAATCCCCTGCGGTTGGCGCTGTTGTGTCGCGCTTGGCAAAATCGTCAGGGGGGTTTACCGGAAACTAAGGCGGGGCTTTATGGGCAGTTTGCCGAGGCGCTGTATGAGTGGAAGCAGGAGAAATTTCCCACCACTTCCCAGCAGCGACGGGAGTTAAATGCTGCGTTGGGAAGGTTGGCGCTGCGGGGGATGGAGCAATCTGAGTCTCGGTTTCGGTTAAGGGAAGGTTTGGTAACGGAGGTTTTGGGAGAAACTGATGAGCCTTTGTGCAAGTTGGCTTTGGATTTGGGTTGGTTGAATTTGGTAGGGGTGGCGGTGGAAAATCCCGATGAGCGGGTTTATGCGTTTTATCATCCCACGTTTCAGGAGTATTTTGCGGCGTTAGCGGTGGATGATTGGGGTTATTTTTTGCATCATGTACCGGATAATCCGAGTTTGGGGACCTATCGGATTTTTAAGAAGCAATGGAAAGAGGTGATTTTGCTGTGGTTTGGGCGGGGGGATGTGCAGAAGGAGAAGAAAGAGGCGTTTATTGAAAATTTGGTAAATTTTGATGATGGTTGTGGCAGTTGGAATTATCCAAAGGTGGATAGAGGGTTTTATGAGTATCGGGCTTATTTTTTGGCGGGGGCAATAGTTCCTGAATTTAAAGATAGTCGTTTTGCTGATGAAATTGTTAGTCAAATTTTTAAAAGTTGCGTTAGCAATCAGGATTCAATTAAAACAGGAGCAAACGCAGTATTAGCAGAAACTGATAGAGAAAGGGCGATCAATTATTTAATCCGCATACTTGAGAAACTTCTGATGAAGATACCCGTAGGAGTGTTGCCTATAGTTTGGGTAATATCGCAGTGGGAAATCAGGAGGCGATCAATCGGTTAATCCAACTGCTTGATAAAACTTCTGATTATATTACCCGTGGGACAGTTGTCTATGGTTTAGGTAAAATCGCGGTGGGAAATGAGGGGGCAATCAATCGTTTAATCCAACTGCTTGATGAAACTTTTGATAAGGATATCCGGGAAACAGTTGCCGAGATTTTGGGTAAAATCGCAGTGGGGGATGAGGGGGCAATCAACTGGTTAATCCAACTGTTTACTGAAATTTCTTATGATTATAACCGTGGAAAAATTGCCGAAATTTTGGATAAAATCGCAGTGAAAAATGAGGAGACAATCAATCGCTTAATCCAACTGTTTGATGAAACTTGTGATGATTATAACCGTTGGATATTTGCCGATATTTTTGGTAATATTCCGGTGGGAAATGAGGAGGCAATTAATCGGTTAATCCTACTGCTAGATCAAACTTCTGATGAAGATACTCGTAGTAGTGTTGCCTATAGTTTGGGTAATATCGCAGTGGTAAATCGGGAGGCAATTAATCGGTTAATCCGACTCTTTAATGAAACTTATAATAATGATACTCGCAGGAGAGTTGCCGATATTTTAGGTAAAAAATTTATCCGAACTAAACAACAATATTGTCAAGTAGTTTTTGCCCTAAAACACAACTTCACTGATGATAAGTTTAACCGTGACAAAGAATCCTACAAGCTTATTTGGCAATGCGCTGAAAACCTCACCTACCCAGAATTTTATATGGCATGGCATCAGCAACTAACAGGCACTGATGCAGGAGTACCCAAAACCGTCCCAGTTATCCTCGCCCAACTCCAACCCACTACCCAAACTTACCCCCTACCT contains:
- a CDS encoding NACHT domain-containing NTPase, whose amino-acid sequence is MKYFLTSLAGGKSLYLAVREARERLKGLEKEISFPCASWLPVIYQNPAEKPVTWQGLRGVETGINWREVSQNALAERQRLTTNPLTTGDGVEFTFDDIYVPLGLVEKVKKEKTPGEVSPEEGSQFYQPEEVTRTYKNDEFFAQVLKQGQSPKSQGRRLAVTGEPGAGKTTLLQKIAQWVAAETERDVAIWVSLADLQGRNVEEYLLQRWLKDALGAVRVTPEMEEALALLFKSGRVWLLLDGVDEMGAGGNPLTTVANQISGWVASARVVVTCRQNVWDAGKNALEGFDVYRNLDFDYPEGVGQFIQRWFKRHPELGERLLAELAQDGKERIRDTVRNPLRLALLCRAWQNRQGGLPETKAGLYGQFAEALYEWKQEKFPTTSQQRRELNAALGRLALRGMEQSESRFRLREGLVTEVLGETDEPLCKLALDLGWLNLVGVAVENPDERVYAFYHPTFQEYFAALAVDDWGYFLHHVPDNPSLGTYRIFKKQWKEVILLWFGRGDVQKEKKEAFIENLVNFDDGCGSWNYPKVDRGFYEYRAYFLAGAIVPEFKDSRFADEIVSQIFKSCVSNQDSIKTGANAVLAETDRERAINYLIRILEKLLMKIPVGVLPIVWVISQWEIRRRSIG
- a CDS encoding HEAT repeat domain-containing protein; the encoded protein is MGNIAVGNQEAINRLIQLLDKTSDYITRGTVVYGLGKIAVGNEGAINRLIQLLDETFDKDIRETVAEILGKIAVGDEGAINWLIQLFTEISYDYNRGKIAEILDKIAVKNEETINRLIQLFDETCDDYNRWIFADIFGNIPVGNEEAINRLILLLDQTSDEDTRSSVAYSLGNIAVVNREAINRLIRLFNETYNNDTRRRVADILGKKFIRTKQQYCQVVFALKHNFTDDKFNRDKESYKLIWQCAENLTYPEFYMAWHQQLTGTDAGVPKTVPVILAQLQPTTQTYPLPINIQSLYDETETSAICQELCTLIYSLALPDTDIPTVSNFAQLKQQILTVKKQLQKRHLALIFHNCKPHPPLLTCCRKIADTKLGLHILWITDEPLEAPLRGFPPSQDNLLGAMQSWISEF